A single genomic interval of Cervus elaphus chromosome 19, mCerEla1.1, whole genome shotgun sequence harbors:
- the SLC35A5 gene encoding probable UDP-sugar transporter protein SLC35A5 isoform X1, with product MMERNLSLPRRGSVSGHCRLRPACAAGVVIFSPSPISFPGPVRCLYTRELENSGMENNCAHPMLSASSAMYTFLLGAVFITLSSSRILLVKYSANEENKYDYLPTTVNVCSELVKLVFCALVSFWVLKKEDHQNRKLRCGSWKEFFNFMKWSIPAFLYFLDNLIVFYVLSYLQPAMAVIFSNFSIITTALLFRIVLKRHLNRIQWASLLILFLSIVALTSGTETSQHSLAGHGFHHDALFSPSNSCLLFRSECPRKDNCTAKEWTFSEAQWNMTARVFSHIRLGLGHVLIIVQCFISSMANIYNEKILKEGNQLTESIFVQNSKLYFFGVLFNGLTLGLQSSNHDQIKNCGIFYGHNAFSVALIFVTAFQGLSVAFILKFLDNMFHVLMAQVTTVVITTVSVLVFDFRPSLEFFLEAPSVLLSILIYNASNPQGVEYVPRKERIRDLSGTLWERSSGDGEELERLTKPKSDIESDEDTF from the exons ATGATGGAGAGAAACCTGTCTTTACCGAGGAGGGGAAGTGTCTCTGGCCACTGCAGGCTTAGGCCCGCTTGTGCTGCGGGTGTTGTCATTTTCAGCCCGTCTCCCATCAGTTTCCCAGGTCCTGTGCGCTGTCTTTATACTAG GGAATTAGAAAACAGTGGAATGGAAAACAATTGTGCTCATCCCATGTTAAGCGCCTCGTCAGCAATGTATACATTCCTGCTGGGGGCCGTATTCATTACTTTAAGTTCAAGTCGCATCCTACTGGTAAAATATTCAGCTAATGAAG aGAACAAATATGATTATCTTCCAACTACTGTGAATGTGTGCTCAGAACTGGTAAAGCTGGTTTTCTGTGCGCTTGTGTCATTCTGGGTTTTAAAGAAAG aaGATCATCAAAATAGAAAGTTGAGATGTGGTTCCTGGAAGGAattctttaatttcatgaagtGGTCCATTCCTGCCTTCCTTTATTTCCTGGATAATTTGATTGTCTTCTATGTCCTTTCCTATCTTCAGCCT gCCATGGCTGTTATCTTCTCAAATTTTAGCATTATAACAACAGCTCTCCTATTCAGGATAGTGCTGAA GAGGCATCTAAACAGGATACAGTGGGCTTCCCTCCTGATTCTGTTTTTGTCTATTGTGGCCCTCACTTCTGGGACTGAGACCTCACAACATAGCCTGGCAGGACATGGATTTCATCATGACGCCCTCTTCAGCCCATCCAATTCCTGTCTTCTCTTCAGAAGTGAGTGTCCCAGGAAAGACAATTGCACAGCAAAGGAGTGGACATTCTCTGAAGCTCAGTGGAACATGACGGCCAGAGTTTTCAGTCACATCCGTCTTGGCTTGGGTCATGTTCTTATTATAgttcagtgttttatttcttcGATGGCCAATATCTATAATGAAAAGATACTGAAGGAAGGGAACCAACTCACCGAAAGCATATTCGTACAGAACAGCAAACTCTATTTCTTTGGCGTTCTTTTCAATGGACTGACCCTGGGCCTTCAGAGCAGTAACCATGATCAGATTAAGAACTGTGGGATTTTTTATGGCCACAATGCATTTTCAGTAGCCCTTATTTTTGTGACTGCATTCCAGGGCCTCTCGGTGGCCTTTATTCTGAAGTTCCTGGATAACATGTTCCATGTCTTGATGGCACAGGTCACCACTGTCGTCATCACAACGGTGTCTGTTTTGGTCTTTGACTTCAGGCCCTCCTTGGAGTTTTTCTTAGAAGCCCCATCAGTTCTTCTCTCAATACTTATTTACAATGCCAGCAATCCTCAAGGTGTGGAATATGTACCTAGGAAAGAAAGGATTCGGGATCTAAGTGGCACTCTTTGGGAGCGCTCCAGTGGG GATGGAGAAGAACTGGAAAGACTTACCAAACCCAAGAGTGATATTGAATCAGATGAAGATACTTTCTAA
- the SLC35A5 gene encoding probable UDP-sugar transporter protein SLC35A5 isoform X3, with translation MENNCAHPMLSASSAMYTFLLGAVFITLSSSRILLVKYSANEENKYDYLPTTVNVCSELVKLVFCALVSFWVLKKEDHQNRKLRCGSWKEFFNFMKWSIPAFLYFLDNLIVFYVLSYLQPAMAVIFSNFSIITTALLFRIVLKRHLNRIQWASLLILFLSIVALTSGTETSQHSLAGHGFHHDALFSPSNSCLLFRSECPRKDNCTAKEWTFSEAQWNMTARVFSHIRLGLGHVLIIVQCFISSMANIYNEKILKEGNQLTESIFVQNSKLYFFGVLFNGLTLGLQSSNHDQIKNCGIFYGHNAFSVALIFVTAFQGLSVAFILKFLDNMFHVLMAQVTTVVITTVSVLVFDFRPSLEFFLEAPSVLLSILIYNASNPQGVEYVPRKERIRDLSGTLWERSSGDGEELERLTKPKSDIESDEDTF, from the exons ATGGAAAACAATTGTGCTCATCCCATGTTAAGCGCCTCGTCAGCAATGTATACATTCCTGCTGGGGGCCGTATTCATTACTTTAAGTTCAAGTCGCATCCTACTGGTAAAATATTCAGCTAATGAAG aGAACAAATATGATTATCTTCCAACTACTGTGAATGTGTGCTCAGAACTGGTAAAGCTGGTTTTCTGTGCGCTTGTGTCATTCTGGGTTTTAAAGAAAG aaGATCATCAAAATAGAAAGTTGAGATGTGGTTCCTGGAAGGAattctttaatttcatgaagtGGTCCATTCCTGCCTTCCTTTATTTCCTGGATAATTTGATTGTCTTCTATGTCCTTTCCTATCTTCAGCCT gCCATGGCTGTTATCTTCTCAAATTTTAGCATTATAACAACAGCTCTCCTATTCAGGATAGTGCTGAA GAGGCATCTAAACAGGATACAGTGGGCTTCCCTCCTGATTCTGTTTTTGTCTATTGTGGCCCTCACTTCTGGGACTGAGACCTCACAACATAGCCTGGCAGGACATGGATTTCATCATGACGCCCTCTTCAGCCCATCCAATTCCTGTCTTCTCTTCAGAAGTGAGTGTCCCAGGAAAGACAATTGCACAGCAAAGGAGTGGACATTCTCTGAAGCTCAGTGGAACATGACGGCCAGAGTTTTCAGTCACATCCGTCTTGGCTTGGGTCATGTTCTTATTATAgttcagtgttttatttcttcGATGGCCAATATCTATAATGAAAAGATACTGAAGGAAGGGAACCAACTCACCGAAAGCATATTCGTACAGAACAGCAAACTCTATTTCTTTGGCGTTCTTTTCAATGGACTGACCCTGGGCCTTCAGAGCAGTAACCATGATCAGATTAAGAACTGTGGGATTTTTTATGGCCACAATGCATTTTCAGTAGCCCTTATTTTTGTGACTGCATTCCAGGGCCTCTCGGTGGCCTTTATTCTGAAGTTCCTGGATAACATGTTCCATGTCTTGATGGCACAGGTCACCACTGTCGTCATCACAACGGTGTCTGTTTTGGTCTTTGACTTCAGGCCCTCCTTGGAGTTTTTCTTAGAAGCCCCATCAGTTCTTCTCTCAATACTTATTTACAATGCCAGCAATCCTCAAGGTGTGGAATATGTACCTAGGAAAGAAAGGATTCGGGATCTAAGTGGCACTCTTTGGGAGCGCTCCAGTGGG GATGGAGAAGAACTGGAAAGACTTACCAAACCCAAGAGTGATATTGAATCAGATGAAGATACTTTCTAA
- the SLC35A5 gene encoding probable UDP-sugar transporter protein SLC35A5 isoform X2 produces MMERNLSLPRRGSVSGHCRLRPACAAGVVIFSPSPISFPGPVRCLYTRELENSGMENNCAHPMLSASSAMYTFLLGAVFITLSSSRILLVKYSANEENKYDYLPTTVNVCSELVKLVFCALVSFWVLKKDHQNRKLRCGSWKEFFNFMKWSIPAFLYFLDNLIVFYVLSYLQPAMAVIFSNFSIITTALLFRIVLKRHLNRIQWASLLILFLSIVALTSGTETSQHSLAGHGFHHDALFSPSNSCLLFRSECPRKDNCTAKEWTFSEAQWNMTARVFSHIRLGLGHVLIIVQCFISSMANIYNEKILKEGNQLTESIFVQNSKLYFFGVLFNGLTLGLQSSNHDQIKNCGIFYGHNAFSVALIFVTAFQGLSVAFILKFLDNMFHVLMAQVTTVVITTVSVLVFDFRPSLEFFLEAPSVLLSILIYNASNPQGVEYVPRKERIRDLSGTLWERSSGDGEELERLTKPKSDIESDEDTF; encoded by the exons ATGATGGAGAGAAACCTGTCTTTACCGAGGAGGGGAAGTGTCTCTGGCCACTGCAGGCTTAGGCCCGCTTGTGCTGCGGGTGTTGTCATTTTCAGCCCGTCTCCCATCAGTTTCCCAGGTCCTGTGCGCTGTCTTTATACTAG GGAATTAGAAAACAGTGGAATGGAAAACAATTGTGCTCATCCCATGTTAAGCGCCTCGTCAGCAATGTATACATTCCTGCTGGGGGCCGTATTCATTACTTTAAGTTCAAGTCGCATCCTACTGGTAAAATATTCAGCTAATGAAG aGAACAAATATGATTATCTTCCAACTACTGTGAATGTGTGCTCAGAACTGGTAAAGCTGGTTTTCTGTGCGCTTGTGTCATTCTGGGTTTTAAAGAAAG ATCATCAAAATAGAAAGTTGAGATGTGGTTCCTGGAAGGAattctttaatttcatgaagtGGTCCATTCCTGCCTTCCTTTATTTCCTGGATAATTTGATTGTCTTCTATGTCCTTTCCTATCTTCAGCCT gCCATGGCTGTTATCTTCTCAAATTTTAGCATTATAACAACAGCTCTCCTATTCAGGATAGTGCTGAA GAGGCATCTAAACAGGATACAGTGGGCTTCCCTCCTGATTCTGTTTTTGTCTATTGTGGCCCTCACTTCTGGGACTGAGACCTCACAACATAGCCTGGCAGGACATGGATTTCATCATGACGCCCTCTTCAGCCCATCCAATTCCTGTCTTCTCTTCAGAAGTGAGTGTCCCAGGAAAGACAATTGCACAGCAAAGGAGTGGACATTCTCTGAAGCTCAGTGGAACATGACGGCCAGAGTTTTCAGTCACATCCGTCTTGGCTTGGGTCATGTTCTTATTATAgttcagtgttttatttcttcGATGGCCAATATCTATAATGAAAAGATACTGAAGGAAGGGAACCAACTCACCGAAAGCATATTCGTACAGAACAGCAAACTCTATTTCTTTGGCGTTCTTTTCAATGGACTGACCCTGGGCCTTCAGAGCAGTAACCATGATCAGATTAAGAACTGTGGGATTTTTTATGGCCACAATGCATTTTCAGTAGCCCTTATTTTTGTGACTGCATTCCAGGGCCTCTCGGTGGCCTTTATTCTGAAGTTCCTGGATAACATGTTCCATGTCTTGATGGCACAGGTCACCACTGTCGTCATCACAACGGTGTCTGTTTTGGTCTTTGACTTCAGGCCCTCCTTGGAGTTTTTCTTAGAAGCCCCATCAGTTCTTCTCTCAATACTTATTTACAATGCCAGCAATCCTCAAGGTGTGGAATATGTACCTAGGAAAGAAAGGATTCGGGATCTAAGTGGCACTCTTTGGGAGCGCTCCAGTGGG GATGGAGAAGAACTGGAAAGACTTACCAAACCCAAGAGTGATATTGAATCAGATGAAGATACTTTCTAA